The Mycobacteriales bacterium sequence GGTCCCGCGGGCGAAGACGTCCAGCCGGCCCGGGACCATCGACACGGCAGCGGGTGCGGAGGCCAGCGAGCCGCCGAGGCGCTCCCAGGCGAACCAGCGCCCGCCCGCGAACCACGTGTGCAGCAGCGTCCCGTCCGTGCCGCGGGCGAAGACGTCGAGTCGGCCCGGCGCCCAGGAGACGACGGTGGGGGCGCCTGCGAAGCGACCGCCCAGATGGATCCAGGGCGACCAGCGGCCGTCCACCGCGTACTTCTGGACCAGCTGGCCGGACCCGCCGCGGGCGAAGACGTCGGTACGGCCGGCGGTCATCGACACCGCGGCCGGCTTCGAGGTGATCGTGCCGCCGAGAGAGGTGGTCCGGGACCAGCGCCCGGCCTCGTCCCGGACCTGCCGCTGCGGCGTTCCGCCCGGGGCGCGGGTGTAGACCTCGAGCACCCCCGGGCGGGGCTCGACCAGCGCGGGCGAGGCGAGCTCCAGCGCCGCTGTGTCGGCGTACTGCGCGGCCGACGCCGGCGCGGCAGGGCTGAGGAGGGCGGCGAGCAGGGCGGACAGGGCGAGCAGGGTGGCGCGGCGCATGTGGCCAGGATGCCTGCGGCCAGGGTGTTTCGCAGCCGAACGGCGCGAGCCGTCAGCTCCGCACGTGCCCGTCGCCGGTGACGACGTAGGTGGTGCTCGTGAGCTCCGGCAGGCCCATCGGCCCGCGCGCGTGCAGCTTCTGCGTACTGATTCCGATCTCGGCACCGAAGCCGAACTCGCCGCCGTCGGTGAACCGGGTCGAGGCGTTCACCATCACCGCGGCGCTGTCCAGCGACCGCACGAAGCGACCGGCCTCCGCCACGTCCCTGGTGACGATGGCCTCGGTGTGACCGCTGCCCCAGCGGCGGATGTGCGCGACCGCCTCGTCGAGGGAGTCGACGACACCGACGGCGAGGTCGAGCGAGAGGTACTCCGCGGCCCAGTCCTCGTCCGAGACCGCAAGCGCGCCGACGTCGTAGGTCCGCGCGCGCTCGTCGGCGTGCCGGGTGACGCCGGCGTCCTCCAGCGCCCGGACGACGAGCGGCAGGAACTCTCCCGCCACGTCCCTGTGCACCAGCAGCGTCTCGGCGGCGTTGCAGACACTCGGCCGGTGGGTCTTGCTGTTCATGGTGATGTCGACCGCCATCTGCAGGTCGGCGGAGGCATCGACATAGACCGTGCAGTTGCCCACCCCGGTCTCGATGACCGGCACCTGCGACTCGCTGACGACCGCCTGGATCAGGCCGGCGCCGCCACGTGGGATGAGGACGTCGACCAGGCCGCGAGCCTGCATCAGCTCCTTCACGCTGGACCGATCGGTGCCGGGCACCAGCGAGATGCTGTCCGGCGGCACGCCTGCGGAGGTCGCCGCCGCCGCCAGCACGTCGACCAGCACAAAGTTGGATCGGTAGGCGCTGGCGCTGCCGCGCAGCAGCACGGCGTTGCCGCTCTTGAGGCAGAGCCCCGCGGCGTCGGCGGTGACGTTCGGCCGGGCTTCGTACACGATCCCGACCACGCCGAGCGGGACCCGGATCTGCCGCAGCTCCAGGCCGTTGGGCAGCCGGCTGCCGCGGACGACCTCGCCGACCGGGTCGGGCAGCGTGGCGACGTGGCGCAGGCCGTCGGCCATGGCGCCGACCCGCGCCGTCGTCAGCGCCAGGCGGTCGAGCAGCGCCTCGCTCGTGCCGCCCTCTCGCCCGGCCTGCACGTCCTCGGCGTTCGCGGCCAGCACCCGGTCGGTGTGCTCGACCAGCGCGTCGGCCATCGCGTACAGCGCCGCGTCCTTGTCCTTGCGGGGCAGCGGCGCGAGCCCTGCCGCCGCTACCCGTGCGCGCCTGGCAACCTCGACGACCTCGCTCATGGCATCGAGAGTACGGCGCGCCGCGCTGCGGCTGGGCCTCAGAGCACCACCAGGTCGTCACGGTGGACGACCTCGCGCAGGCCCAGCTCGCGGGTCGAGCGACCGAGCAGCGCCGGCAACTCGCCGGCGTCGTAGGCCACCAGCCCACGCGCGACCGCCAGCCCGTCCGGGCCGGCCAGCTCGACCGGGTCCCCGGCCGCGAACTCCCCGGTGACGCCCGTCACGCCGGCCGGCAGCAGCGACATCCGGCGCTCGACGACCGCCCGCACCGCCCCGTCGTCCAGCAGCAGCCGGCCCCGCGGCGTCGTCGCGTGGGCCAGCCAGAGCAGCCGGCCCGGAGACCGGGAGCCGGTCGGGGCGAAGAACGTGCCGCCGTGCCCCCGCAGCGCGTCACGCACGGCGGTGGTGGCGGCGAGCAGCACCGGCACACCGGCGCGCGTCGCCAGTCCGGCGGCGTCCACCTTGCTCGTCATGCCGCCGCGGCCGAGCCCGGCGCTGCCGGCGCCGCCCACGACGACCCCCTGCAGATCCCCGGCGCGCCGCACCTCCGGCACCAGACGGGCACCCGGCCGGCGCGGGTCGCCGTCGTAGAGCCCGTCGACGTCGGAGAGCAGGACGAGCGCGTCGGCACGGACGATGTGGGCGACCAGGGCGGCCAGCCGGTCGTTGTCGCCGAAGCGGATCTCCTCGGTCGCCACCGCGTCGTTCTCGTTGACGATCGGCACGACGCCGAGGGCGAGCAGCCGGTCCAGCGTGGTCTGCGCGTTGCGGTAGTGCGAGCGCCGGACCACGTCGTCGGCGGTCAGCAGCACCTGCGCGACGGTGCGCCCCGAGCGGGCGAACGCGCTGGCGTAGCGCTGGATCAGCAGCATCTGTCCGACCGCGGCCGCGGCCTGCTGGGTGGCCAGGTCCCGCGGCCGGCGGGCCAGCCCCAACGGCGCCAGCCCCGCGGCGATCGCGCCCGAGGACACCAGGACCAGTTGACCCTGCCGCTCGACCAGCGCCTCGACCAGCGCGTCCAGACGCCCAGGGTCCAACCCGCCGGCGGCCGTGGTCAGTGAGGACGAGCCCACCTTGACGACCAGCCGCGGCGCTGCGGCGACCGCCTCCCGGCTCACTGTCCGGCGTCCCGTCGGGACGACTTCTGCAGCGGCTCGAGCTCGGCCTCCAGCGCCGACCTGTCCAGGCCCATCCGCTCGGCCCGGCGCAGGTCCTTCTGCAGCCGCCGTTCGTCCGCTCCGGCGCGGCTGCGGTCCTCGAGACGGGCATCCTGCCCGCGCATCCCGGAGCTGAACTGCTCGAGCTCCGTGGGCTGCCAGTCGAAGCTGATCTCGCCGATGGTGACCTCGTCGCCGGGTGTGGCACCCGCCGCGGCGAGTGCCTTCTCCACGCCGAGCCGGGCCAGTCGGTCCGCGAGGTAGCCGATGGCCTCCTCGTTGGTGAAGTCGGTCTGCAGCACCCAGCGCTCGGGCTTGCTGCCACGCACCAGGTAGCGGCCCTCGCCCTGCGCCTCGAGGGTGAAGCCCAGGTCGTCGACCGCCTTGGGCCGCAGCACGATCCGGGTCGCCTCCTCGAGCGGCCGGGCCTCGCGGTCGGCTCGGACCACGTCGGCCATCGCGTACGCAAGCGCCGGCAGACCCTCGTGGCTGACGGCCGAGATCTCCAGGACGCGCAGGCCCCGTGCCTCGAGCTCGGGGCGGACGAGGTCGGCCAGTTCACGGGCCTCGGGCACGTCGACCTTGTTGAGCACCACCAGTCGCGGGCGCTCGGTCAGCCGGGCGACGTCGTCCTTGTAGAGCGACAGCTCGCGCTCGAGCAGGTCGAGGTCACTGAGCGGGTCGCGGTCCGGCTCCAGCGTGGCGCAGTCCAGGACGTGGACCAGCACGGCACAGCGCTCGACGTGACGCAGGAACTCGAGACCCAGGCCCTTGCCCTGTGCAGCGCCCGGAATCAGACCCGGGACGTCGGCGACGGTGAAGGTCGTGCCGGCCGCCTCGACGACGCCCAGGTTGGGCACCAGCGTCGTGAACGGGTAATCCGCGATCTTCGGCCGGGCGGCGGACAGCGCGGCCACCAGGCTGGACTTGCCGGCGCTCGGAAAGCCCACCAGGGCCACGTCGGCGACCGTCTTGAGCTCGAGCACGACGTCCCTGACCTCACCCGGCTCACCCAGCAGCGCGAAGCCGGGCGCCTTGCGCTTCGCGCTGGCCAGCGTCGCGTTCCCCAGACCGCCCTTGCCGCCCTTGGCGACCACGAAGCGGGCGCCCTCGCCGATCAGATCGGCCAGCTCGTTGCCGTGCTCGTCGTACACCACCGTGCCGTTCGGCACCGGAAGCTCCACGGCGGTGCCCTTGGCGCCGGTGCGCATCGAGCCCTGTCCCTGCCTGCCCGAGGTCGCCCGCTGGTGCGGGTGGTAGTGGTAGTCCAGCAGCGAGGCGATGTGGGAGCGCACGACGAGGACGACGTCGCCGCCGTTCCCCCCGTCTGCGCCGTCGGGGCCGCCGAGCGGCTTGAACTTCTCGCGCCGGACGCTGGCGCAGCCGTTTCCCCCGTCACCCGCGGCCACGTGGAGCACGGCGCGGTCGACGATGGTGGCCACGTAACTCTTCTCTCTAGGAAAGCTGCGAGGGCGGGTCGGGAAAGCCGGCCCGCCCTCGTCAGTCGCTGATGGAGCTGGTCAGCCGGCCTGGACGATGTTGACGGTCTTGCGGCCGCGCTTGAGACCGAACGTGACGGCACCCGGTGCGAGCGCGAACAGCGTGTCGTCGCCGCCACGGCCGACGAGGTCACCGGGGTGGAAGTGTGTGCCACGCTGGCGGACGAGGATCTCGCCGGCCTTGACGACCTGGCCGCCGAAGCGCTTCACGCCGAGATACTGCGCGTTGGAGTCGCGACCGTTACGCGAGGAACTCGCGCCCTTCTTGTGAGCCATGGCGGGTCCTCCTACGTCGCGGAGCCGGCAGTTGCGCCGGTCTCGATGGCGGTGACGCGCACCTGCGTCAGCTTCTGGCGGTGGCCGAGCCGGCGCCGGTAGCCGGTCTTGTTCTTGTAACGCATGATGTTGAGCTTCGGCCCCTTCGTCTGCGCGACGACCTCACCGCGAACGCTGACGTTGGCGAGCGCGGCCACGTCGGAGGTGACCGAGCCACCGTCGACGACCAGCAGCGCGGGCAGCGCCACGGCGTCGCCGGGACCGCCGGACACCTTCTCGACCTCGACGACGTCACCGACGGCGACCTTGTACTGCTTGCCGCCGGTCTTGACGATGGCGTACACGAGGGGCTCCTAGCTGGATTCGCACGGGGGCCGCGCCCGGGGCGCGGCGAAAGGGCGCGTCGAGGACGCGACTGCAGCAGCCTACCGGACCGCCGCACCGGCCGTCGAACCTCGCCGACGTGCATGATCAACGCCGGACTTACGCCGTTTTCCAGGCCGCGAAACCAGCGTGAACCCGGCGTTGATCATGAAGCTGTCGACGGTCCGGCCGGGTACGACGGCCCGGCCGGTAGGCCGCCGGCCGGCCGGCGGGTCAGCCGGTGGGGGGCCCGGCCGGTCGGCTGGTCGCGCGGCGGCGGCGGCGCGGAGCCGGTTCCGCCACGGGGGCGGCCGCCACCTCGTCGGCGCCCGCAGGCGCCTGATCGACCGACAGGTCCTCCGCGTCGGGGATCGGCTGGTCGGCCACGGCCGGCGCGACGGCCGGCACTGCCTCGGGTGGTTCGGGCAGCCCAGCCGGCTCGGGCAGTCCGACCGGCCCGGCTTGCTCGGACGGCCCGGCTTCCGCTGTCCCGCGCACGGCCGCCTCGACCAGCAGCTCGGCCATCTCGTCGTTCGGTGCGACGGTCGCCGCGCCGGCGCCGCGGCCGCCGCGCCGGCGCCGACGCGGGGTGCTCTCCGCCTCCTCGCCCTGGACGTCAGCAGCATCGGCTTCGGCGGCATCGGCGGCGGCGGCATCGGGAGCGGCGGCCGGGACGGCCTCCGCCGAGAGGGCCGACCGCGGCTTCGGGGCGTCAGCCGGGATCGGCTTGCGCTTGGGAGCCCGGTCGCGCCGGCCCTCCTCGCCTCCCCCGCCGTCGCCGCGCCGCTCGTCCACCGGCTCGGGATGCACGTGCATCCCCCGCCCGTTGCAGGACTCACACGGCTCGCTGAAGGACTCGAGCAGCCCCTGCCCGACGCGCTTGCGCGTCATCTGCACCAGCCCCAGCGAGGTCACCTCCGCGACCTGGTGCTTGGTCCGGTCGCGGCCGAGGCACTCGACGAGGCGGCGTACGACCAAATCGCGGTTGCTCTCCAGCACCATGTCGATGAAGTCGACGACGATGATCCCGCCGACATCGCGCAGCCGGAGCTGGCGGGCGATCTCCTCGGCGGCCTCGAGGTTGTTGCGGGTGACCGTCTCCTCGAGGTTGCCGCCCTTGCCGACGAACTTGCCGGTGTTGACGTCGATGACGACCATCGCCTCCGTCCGGTCGATGACCAGGGAGCCGCCGGACGGCAGGTAGACCTTGCGGTCCAGCGCCTTGAGCAGCTGCTCGTCGATCCGGTGCTCGGCGAAGACGTCCTTCTCGGAGGTGTGCCGACTCAATCGCGGCGCGAGGTCGGGCGCGACGAACTCGACGTAGTCGCGGATGGTGTCCCACTCGCTGTCGCCCTGCACGACGAGCCGGGTGAAGTCCTCGTTGAACACGTCGCGCACGACGCGGATCACCAGGTCCGGCTCCGCGTGCAGCAGCACCGGGGCGCCGCCCTTGGCCGCCTTGGTCTGGAGAACCTCCCACTGCGCCTGCAGGCGGCGCACGTCGCCGGCGATCTCCTCCTCCGAGGCGCCCTCGGCGGCGGTGCGGATGATGACCCCCGCGTCGTCCGGCACGACCTTCTTGAGGATCTTCTTCAGGCGCTCACGCTCGACCTCGGGCAGCTTGCGGCTGATGCCGGTCATCGTGCCCTCGGGCACGTAGACGAGGTACCGGCCCGGCAGGCTGACCTGGCCGGTGAGGCGCGCGCCCTTGTGGCCGATCGGGTCCTTGCTGACCTGGACCAGGACCTCCTGGCCGGACTTCAGGACCGTCTCGATGCTGCGGTTCCTGCCGCCGGCGGCGGCGTTGTAGTTGACCTCACCGGCGTACAGCACGGCGTTGCGGCTCTTGCCGATGTCGACGAACGCTGCCTCCATGCTCGGCAGCACGTTCTGCACCCGGCCGAGGTAGACGTTCCCGGCATAGGACTGCGCGCTCGCCCGGGTGACGTAGTGCTCGACGAGCACGCCGTCCTCGAGCACGGCGATCTGCGTACGGTCGCCCTTCTGGCGCACCACCATCGCGCGGTCGACCGCCTCGCGGCGGGCGAGGAACTCGGCCTCGGACAGGATCGGCTGGCGCTTGCGGCCGGAGTCCCGGCCCTCCTGCCGGCGTACGCGCTTGGCGGCCATCCGGGTGGAGCCGGTGATGCCCCGGACGCCGTCCTCGTCGGCGCTGGTGGCACCGGAGCGGCTGCGCGTACGGGGCTCGCGGACCGCGGTCCCGGTGTCGTCGGAGGCATCGTCGCCGCCGGTCCCGCCGCCGCTGCGGCGGCGGCGGCGTCGACGGCGGGTACCGGCGGGTGCGTCGCCGTCCTCGTCCTCGGTGTCGGCGGCCTCGATGTCGGCGGTCTCGGTGGTCTCGGTGGGGACCGGTTCGGTCGGCACCTCGTCGTCCTCGCCGGACGCGCCGGCGTCGTCCTCGGGGCGGCGCGGCCCACGACCCCGCCGGCCCCGGCGCCGACGGCGCGGGCGGTCCGGGTCGTCGTCGTCGCCGGTCTCGGTGCGCTCGTCGGTCTCCGCTACCGGGGCGTCGACCGTGGTGGGCTCGAGCAGTTGCGGGAGCAGGACCTCGGGCGAGACGGCACCGGACGTGCCGGCGCGGCGGCGTCGGCGGGGGGCGGGAGCACCCTCATCGGCGGCCGGGGCGTCCGCGGCCGTCCCGGCGGGCGCGGCGTCCGGCTCCAGTTCCGGTTCCGCGATCGGCTCCGGGGATTGGAAGGTGACCGAGGCGGCGCGGCGGGTCCGGGTGCGCTTCACGGCGGGGGCCGCGGCGTCGTCGGCGGAGGGCTCCGGAGCACCGCCGGCGGAGGTCTCCATCGCGGGCGTGCCCACGTCGTCGGCAGCGGCCGCCTGCACGACCGGGTCGTCCTCGGCTGCACGGACGACCGGTGGACCGGCCTCGAGCAGCGCTGCCTGCGCCGCCAGCTCGTCCTCCGTGAGCGCGACGTCGTCCGCAGCCGGATCGGCGGTGCCGGCCGGCGGCGTCGGGACCGCGCCCTCGTCGACCTTCTTGGCGGCGCGTTTGCGGGGGGCGGCAGCCTTCCTCGCCGGGGCCTTGCGGGCTGCCTTCTTCGTCGGGGCCGGCTCCTCTCCCGCGGCCACGGCGTCACCGGCAGCCGGCGCGCCGGCGCCCTCCGCCAGGACCTCGGCGGTCGCGGCGGTCGGTTCGGTGGCCTCGCTGCCGGTAGGTGCGGCAGTGGCCTTGGTGGCGCGGCGGCGGCGCGGTGCCTTGACCGGCTCCGGCGTCTCGTCGTTCGTGCGGGGACTGCTGTCGGTGGGCTCGTCGAGCACCGGATCTCCGTGTCCGGTCGGCACGTGACGCGGTCGCGCCGACCCGGGAAGGGGTCGTACCGGAGCCGGCCCGAGTGGCCGACGCCGGAGAAGTCTGGGTTGCGGCCCGTCTAGGACGGAGCGCCGGCGGCGGTCTGCTCGAGATCTGCGACTGTTCGCGTTGCCCCTTCGGCCGTCAGCCGGTCGGGTGCGAGCGGATCGCCGACCCCGCCGGGCTCGGAGAGCGGCCCCTGCGCGTACCGGGTGGCCTCGGGGGGCACCGGCGGTACGAGGTCGGCCGCGGACCGGAGTCCGGAGAGAACGTCGTCGGGTCGAACAGCAGGCGTCACGTGCCGTACGACCACGGAAAGTGTCGCACAGTCCTGATCACCTGCCGCGGACATGCTGACAACAGCGGCCCGCGCGTCGAGCTCGCGCAGCCCGGCCTTCATCAGCCGCTGGACC is a genomic window containing:
- a CDS encoding glutamate-5-semialdehyde dehydrogenase → MSEVVEVARRARVAAAGLAPLPRKDKDAALYAMADALVEHTDRVLAANAEDVQAGREGGTSEALLDRLALTTARVGAMADGLRHVATLPDPVGEVVRGSRLPNGLELRQIRVPLGVVGIVYEARPNVTADAAGLCLKSGNAVLLRGSASAYRSNFVLVDVLAAAATSAGVPPDSISLVPGTDRSSVKELMQARGLVDVLIPRGGAGLIQAVVSESQVPVIETGVGNCTVYVDASADLQMAVDITMNSKTHRPSVCNAAETLLVHRDVAGEFLPLVVRALEDAGVTRHADERARTYDVGALAVSDEDWAAEYLSLDLAVGVVDSLDEAVAHIRRWGSGHTEAIVTRDVAEAGRFVRSLDSAAVMVNASTRFTDGGEFGFGAEIGISTQKLHARGPMGLPELTSTTYVVTGDGHVRS
- a CDS encoding Rne/Rng family ribonuclease — its product is MLDEPTDSSPRTNDETPEPVKAPRRRRATKATAAPTGSEATEPTAATAEVLAEGAGAPAAGDAVAAGEEPAPTKKAARKAPARKAAAPRKRAAKKVDEGAVPTPPAGTADPAADDVALTEDELAAQAALLEAGPPVVRAAEDDPVVQAAAADDVGTPAMETSAGGAPEPSADDAAAPAVKRTRTRRAASVTFQSPEPIAEPELEPDAAPAGTAADAPAADEGAPAPRRRRRAGTSGAVSPEVLLPQLLEPTTVDAPVAETDERTETGDDDDPDRPRRRRRGRRGRGPRRPEDDAGASGEDDEVPTEPVPTETTETADIEAADTEDEDGDAPAGTRRRRRRRRSGGGTGGDDASDDTGTAVREPRTRSRSGATSADEDGVRGITGSTRMAAKRVRRQEGRDSGRKRQPILSEAEFLARREAVDRAMVVRQKGDRTQIAVLEDGVLVEHYVTRASAQSYAGNVYLGRVQNVLPSMEAAFVDIGKSRNAVLYAGEVNYNAAAGGRNRSIETVLKSGQEVLVQVSKDPIGHKGARLTGQVSLPGRYLVYVPEGTMTGISRKLPEVERERLKKILKKVVPDDAGVIIRTAAEGASEEEIAGDVRRLQAQWEVLQTKAAKGGAPVLLHAEPDLVIRVVRDVFNEDFTRLVVQGDSEWDTIRDYVEFVAPDLAPRLSRHTSEKDVFAEHRIDEQLLKALDRKVYLPSGGSLVIDRTEAMVVIDVNTGKFVGKGGNLEETVTRNNLEAAEEIARQLRLRDVGGIIVVDFIDMVLESNRDLVVRRLVECLGRDRTKHQVAEVTSLGLVQMTRKRVGQGLLESFSEPCESCNGRGMHVHPEPVDERRGDGGGGEEGRRDRAPKRKPIPADAPKPRSALSAEAVPAAAPDAAAADAAEADAADVQGEEAESTPRRRRRGGRGAGAATVAPNDEMAELLVEAAVRGTAEAGPSEQAGPVGLPEPAGLPEPPEAVPAVAPAVADQPIPDAEDLSVDQAPAGADEVAAAPVAEPAPRRRRRATSRPAGPPTG
- the proB gene encoding glutamate 5-kinase, which codes for MSREAVAAAPRLVVKVGSSSLTTAAGGLDPGRLDALVEALVERQGQLVLVSSGAIAAGLAPLGLARRPRDLATQQAAAAVGQMLLIQRYASAFARSGRTVAQVLLTADDVVRRSHYRNAQTTLDRLLALGVVPIVNENDAVATEEIRFGDNDRLAALVAHIVRADALVLLSDVDGLYDGDPRRPGARLVPEVRRAGDLQGVVVGGAGSAGLGRGGMTSKVDAAGLATRAGVPVLLAATTAVRDALRGHGGTFFAPTGSRSPGRLLWLAHATTPRGRLLLDDGAVRAVVERRMSLLPAGVTGVTGEFAAGDPVELAGPDGLAVARGLVAYDAGELPALLGRSTRELGLREVVHRDDLVVL
- the rplU gene encoding 50S ribosomal protein L21: MYAIVKTGGKQYKVAVGDVVEVEKVSGGPGDAVALPALLVVDGGSVTSDVAALANVSVRGEVVAQTKGPKLNIMRYKNKTGYRRRLGHRQKLTQVRVTAIETGATAGSAT
- the obgE gene encoding GTPase ObgE, producing the protein MATIVDRAVLHVAAGDGGNGCASVRREKFKPLGGPDGADGGNGGDVVLVVRSHIASLLDYHYHPHQRATSGRQGQGSMRTGAKGTAVELPVPNGTVVYDEHGNELADLIGEGARFVVAKGGKGGLGNATLASAKRKAPGFALLGEPGEVRDVVLELKTVADVALVGFPSAGKSSLVAALSAARPKIADYPFTTLVPNLGVVEAAGTTFTVADVPGLIPGAAQGKGLGLEFLRHVERCAVLVHVLDCATLEPDRDPLSDLDLLERELSLYKDDVARLTERPRLVVLNKVDVPEARELADLVRPELEARGLRVLEISAVSHEGLPALAYAMADVVRADREARPLEEATRIVLRPKAVDDLGFTLEAQGEGRYLVRGSKPERWVLQTDFTNEEAIGYLADRLARLGVEKALAAAGATPGDEVTIGEISFDWQPTELEQFSSGMRGQDARLEDRSRAGADERRLQKDLRRAERMGLDRSALEAELEPLQKSSRRDAGQ
- the rpmA gene encoding 50S ribosomal protein L27 encodes the protein MAHKKGASSSRNGRDSNAQYLGVKRFGGQVVKAGEILVRQRGTHFHPGDLVGRGGDDTLFALAPGAVTFGLKRGRKTVNIVQAG